From Rhizobium favelukesii, the proteins below share one genomic window:
- a CDS encoding 2-hydroxyacid dehydrogenase: MTTKKKPKVYITRKLPDAVETRMRELFDAELNIDDMPRSKAELIAAVKSADVLVPTVTDRIDAALIEEAGPQLKLIASFSNGTDHIDVEAAARKGITVTNTPNVLTEDTADMTMALILAVPRRLGEGARVLTDQPGEWAGWSPTWMLGRRIHGKRIGIVGMGRIGTAVARRAKAFGLSIHYHNRKRVNPATEDELEATYWESLDQMLARVDIVSVNCPSTPATFHLLSARRLALLQPTAYLVNTARGDVVDEAALIKSLREGKLAGAGLDVFENEPAVNPKLVKLANEGKVVLLPHMSSATIEGRIDMGDKVIINIRTFIDGHRPPNRVLPGR; encoded by the coding sequence ATGACGACGAAGAAAAAACCGAAGGTCTACATCACGCGGAAGCTGCCCGACGCGGTCGAGACGCGCATGCGCGAACTCTTCGATGCGGAACTGAATATCGACGATATGCCACGCTCCAAAGCCGAGCTGATTGCCGCCGTCAAAAGCGCCGACGTGTTGGTTCCGACGGTCACCGACCGGATCGACGCAGCCCTGATCGAGGAGGCCGGGCCGCAGCTGAAGCTGATCGCCAGCTTCTCGAACGGCACCGACCACATCGACGTGGAGGCTGCGGCCCGCAAGGGCATCACCGTCACGAACACGCCGAATGTGCTGACCGAGGACACTGCTGACATGACCATGGCGCTGATCCTCGCCGTGCCGCGCCGGCTGGGGGAAGGTGCGCGCGTGCTGACCGATCAACCGGGTGAGTGGGCCGGATGGTCACCGACCTGGATGCTCGGGCGGCGCATCCACGGCAAACGCATCGGTATCGTCGGCATGGGCCGGATCGGCACCGCCGTCGCCCGCCGCGCCAAGGCCTTTGGCCTCTCGATCCACTACCACAACCGCAAGCGGGTGAACCCGGCGACCGAAGACGAGCTGGAGGCGACCTATTGGGAGAGCCTCGACCAGATGCTCGCTCGTGTCGACATCGTTTCGGTCAACTGCCCGTCGACGCCGGCGACCTTCCATCTGCTTTCGGCCCGCCGTCTCGCGCTGCTGCAGCCGACCGCCTACCTCGTCAACACCGCCCGCGGCGACGTGGTCGACGAGGCCGCGCTGATCAAGAGCCTGCGGGAGGGCAAGCTGGCGGGCGCTGGTCTCGACGTCTTCGAGAATGAGCCGGCGGTCAATCCGAAGCTCGTCAAGCTCGCCAACGAAGGTAAGGTCGTACTTCTGCCGCACATGAGTTCGGCGACGATCGAAGGCCGTATCGACATGGGCGACAAGGTGATCATCAACATCCGCACATTCATCGACGGACATCGCCCGCCGAACCGCGTGCTGCCCGGCCGCTAA
- a CDS encoding SH3 domain-containing protein, whose translation MHSKVLKSCLALAIGFVLSAGTVEMASAQAAKGPSGLPLPRFVTLKSKRVNLRIGPGTDYAASWMYLKAGLPVEIIQEYDNWRQIRDADGTEGWVNQSLLSGSRAAIAAPWMKGKGKSVYVNMRRDALPSASIIAKLEPGVMMNIGECNGDWCFAKSDGAEGWVAQSEIWGAYPGEAFK comes from the coding sequence ATGCATAGCAAAGTCCTGAAATCTTGCCTCGCCCTTGCGATCGGTTTCGTGCTTTCGGCGGGAACGGTCGAAATGGCCTCCGCGCAGGCGGCAAAGGGACCGAGCGGCCTGCCGCTGCCGCGTTTCGTCACGCTGAAGTCCAAGCGCGTCAACCTGCGCATCGGCCCGGGCACGGACTATGCGGCCTCTTGGATGTATCTGAAGGCCGGCCTGCCCGTCGAGATCATCCAGGAATACGACAACTGGCGCCAGATTCGCGATGCCGACGGCACCGAGGGCTGGGTCAACCAATCGCTGCTGTCAGGCTCGCGTGCGGCGATCGCTGCCCCGTGGATGAAGGGCAAGGGCAAGTCCGTCTATGTCAACATGCGCCGTGATGCCCTGCCCTCGGCAAGCATTATTGCCAAGCTGGAGCCCGGCGTCATGATGAACATCGGTGAATGCAATGGCGATTGGTGCTTCGCCAAGAGCGACGGCGCCGAAGGTTGGGTGGCGCAGTCGGAAATCTGGGGCGCGTATCCAGGCGAGGCCTTTAAATAA
- a CDS encoding adenosine kinase, translating into MTKFDVLTVGNAIVDIIARCDDQFLIDNKITKAAMNLIDAERAELLYARMGPAVEASGGSAGNTAAGVASFGGKAAYFGKVAEDQLGEIFAHDIRAQGVHYQTQPKGTFPPTARSMIFVTHDGERSMNTYLGACVELGPEDVEADVVAESKVTYFEGYLWDPPRAKEAIRECARIAHENGREMSMTLSDSFCVDRYRGEFLDLMRSGTVDIVFANRQEVLALYETDDFEAALNSIAKDCKIAAVTMSEDGAVILKDTERFYVDAIKIRELVDTTGAGDLFASGFLYGYTQGRTLEDCGKLGCLAAGIVIQQIGPRPMKSLAEAGKQAGLI; encoded by the coding sequence ATGACCAAATTCGATGTTCTGACTGTCGGCAACGCTATCGTCGATATCATCGCGCGTTGCGACGACCAGTTCCTCATTGACAATAAGATCACCAAGGCGGCGATGAACCTCATCGATGCTGAGCGCGCCGAACTTCTCTATGCACGCATGGGGCCGGCGGTGGAAGCCTCCGGCGGCAGCGCCGGTAATACGGCAGCCGGTGTCGCGAGCTTCGGCGGCAAGGCCGCCTATTTCGGCAAGGTCGCCGAAGATCAGCTCGGCGAGATCTTCGCCCATGACATCCGCGCACAGGGCGTTCACTATCAGACGCAGCCGAAGGGTACGTTCCCGCCAACCGCGCGCTCAATGATCTTCGTGACCCACGACGGCGAACGCTCGATGAACACTTATCTCGGCGCCTGCGTCGAGCTCGGGCCCGAGGACGTCGAGGCCGACGTCGTCGCCGAGTCCAAGGTCACCTATTTCGAGGGCTACCTCTGGGATCCGCCGCGCGCCAAGGAAGCGATCCGCGAATGCGCCCGTATCGCCCACGAGAACGGCCGCGAGATGTCGATGACGCTCTCCGACAGCTTCTGCGTCGACCGCTACCGCGGCGAATTCCTCGATCTGATGCGCTCCGGCACTGTCGATATCGTCTTCGCCAATCGCCAGGAAGTGCTGGCGCTCTATGAAACCGACGACTTCGAGGCGGCGCTCAACAGCATTGCCAAGGACTGCAAGATCGCAGCCGTGACGATGAGCGAGGACGGCGCCGTGATCCTGAAAGACACGGAACGCTTCTACGTCGATGCCATCAAGATCAGGGAGCTGGTCGATACGACGGGCGCCGGCGATCTCTTCGCATCCGGCTTCCTCTACGGCTATACGCAGGGCCGGACATTGGAAGATTGCGGCAAGCTTGGCTGCCTCGCGGCCGGCATCGTGATCCAGCAAATCGGCCCGCGGCCGATGAAGTCGCTGGCTGAAGCCGGCAAGCAGGCTGGGCTTATTTAA
- a CDS encoding cold-shock protein gives MPTGKVKWFNQDKGFGFITPDDGGTDIFLHITAAQRGGIDTVKEGMDVAFEVAQDRRTGRTSADNVRQV, from the coding sequence TTGCCAACAGGTAAAGTCAAGTGGTTCAACCAGGACAAGGGCTTTGGGTTCATCACGCCGGATGACGGAGGTACCGATATCTTTCTGCACATCACGGCCGCTCAAAGAGGCGGAATCGACACCGTGAAGGAAGGCATGGATGTAGCGTTCGAAGTCGCACAGGACCGACGAACCGGCAGAACCTCTGCCGACAATGTGCGGCAGGTTTGA
- a CDS encoding AEC family transporter: MSAIIFDVLPIFIMILIGWLTVKLRVMKAEIGDALSEFVFKIAVPLLLFRTIAAAEFHGASPFRLWIAYFSGVAVTWIAAHIAATRFFGRDDRIGVLAGVSSAFANTIFIGLPLVQRTVGDKGLVPLSILIAVHLPVMMIIGTIMMERAEHKISGKQERSIAKVARQIAQNLVRNPLVIGLAGGSAMHLLGLTMPGPVESIVDQIAGVAGPVALISLGMALEKYGISGNAGIASVTSGFKLLLLPACVWTASHLVGLASDWTAALVLISSVPTGVNAWLIANRFGVGHSLAASTITLTTALGAISVSFWALLLGV; the protein is encoded by the coding sequence ATGTCAGCCATCATCTTCGACGTCCTTCCCATCTTCATCATGATCCTTATCGGCTGGCTGACCGTGAAACTGCGGGTGATGAAGGCGGAGATCGGCGATGCGCTGAGCGAATTCGTCTTCAAGATCGCCGTGCCGCTCTTGTTGTTCCGTACGATCGCGGCGGCAGAGTTTCACGGGGCGTCGCCGTTCAGGCTCTGGATCGCCTACTTCTCCGGTGTTGCAGTGACCTGGATCGCCGCCCATATCGCCGCGACGCGCTTCTTCGGGCGCGATGATCGCATCGGCGTGCTCGCCGGCGTGTCGTCAGCCTTCGCCAACACCATCTTCATCGGCCTGCCGCTCGTGCAGCGAACGGTTGGCGACAAGGGGCTCGTGCCGCTCTCGATCCTGATTGCGGTCCATCTGCCTGTCATGATGATTATCGGTACCATCATGATGGAGCGCGCCGAACACAAGATCTCCGGCAAGCAGGAGCGGAGCATCGCCAAAGTGGCCCGCCAGATTGCCCAGAACCTCGTGCGAAACCCGCTGGTGATCGGCTTGGCCGGAGGCTCTGCCATGCATCTTCTCGGCCTCACGATGCCCGGGCCGGTGGAATCCATCGTCGATCAGATTGCCGGCGTCGCCGGACCGGTTGCGTTGATCTCGCTCGGCATGGCGCTCGAGAAATACGGGATATCCGGCAATGCTGGCATCGCAAGCGTCACCTCGGGCTTCAAGCTCCTGCTGTTGCCGGCCTGCGTCTGGACGGCCAGCCATCTGGTGGGGCTCGCCAGCGACTGGACGGCGGCCCTGGTGCTGATTTCGTCGGTTCCGACGGGCGTCAACGCCTGGCTGATCGCCAATCGTTTCGGCGTCGGCCACAGCCTGGCGGCATCGACGATCACGCTAACGACGGCACTCGGCGCCATCTCCGTGTCGTTCTGGGCCTTGCTGCTTGGCGTCTAG
- a CDS encoding c-type cytochrome: protein MNSYVNTAVGALLGTVFVLMSVSIASEGIFHSEKPEKEGFAIVAEEAPASGGGEAAPAAAVPIAQLLSKADAKAGEAVFKKCQACHDATKGGPNKVGPNLYGLVDRPIGTHEGFAYSSAMKDFSKGGSEKWTFDHLNHFLAAPKKYVAGTAMGFAGLPKDTDRANVILYLHTLAESPVPLPDPNAPDSATQ, encoded by the coding sequence ATGAATTCATACGTGAATACGGCTGTGGGGGCACTGCTCGGGACGGTTTTCGTTCTGATGTCCGTCTCCATCGCGTCGGAGGGAATCTTTCATTCGGAGAAGCCGGAGAAGGAAGGTTTCGCGATCGTAGCCGAAGAGGCACCCGCCTCTGGTGGCGGCGAGGCCGCACCGGCTGCAGCCGTTCCGATCGCGCAGCTGCTTTCGAAGGCAGACGCCAAGGCTGGCGAAGCTGTCTTCAAGAAGTGTCAGGCCTGTCATGACGCGACCAAGGGGGGGCCGAACAAAGTTGGCCCGAACCTCTATGGTCTCGTCGATCGTCCGATCGGCACGCACGAGGGCTTTGCCTATTCGTCGGCCATGAAGGACTTCTCCAAGGGCGGCAGCGAAAAGTGGACCTTCGATCATCTGAACCACTTCCTGGCAGCGCCGAAGAAATATGTTGCGGGCACGGCGATGGGCTTTGCAGGTCTTCCGAAGGACACGGACCGCGCCAACGTCATCCTCTACCTTCACACCCTCGCCGAGTCGCCGGTTCCGCTTCCGGATCCGAACGCACCGGATAGCGCGACGCAGTAA
- a CDS encoding 3-deoxy-manno-octulosonate cytidylyltransferase, with the protein MTSPNLDHVLVLIPARMASTRLPGKPLADICGLPMIVQVALRAKEAEIGRVVVAVDDQRVFDVVAEAGFEVVMTSKDHQSGSDRIYEALRKVDPEGQAKFIVNVQGDLPTIEPETVRAALRPLEDPSVDIATLTIAIDNEADKTAPHIVKVVGSPLSESRLKALYFTRATAPYGDGPLYHHIGLYAYRRSALERFVTLGPSVLEKRESLEQLRALEAGMRIDVEIVDTVPLGVDTPADLEKARHILSARTK; encoded by the coding sequence ATGACCAGTCCAAATTTAGATCACGTGCTCGTGCTGATCCCGGCCCGCATGGCATCGACCCGTCTTCCGGGTAAGCCGCTTGCCGATATTTGCGGTCTGCCGATGATCGTGCAGGTGGCGTTGCGGGCGAAGGAAGCCGAGATTGGCCGCGTCGTCGTCGCCGTCGATGACCAGCGGGTCTTTGATGTCGTTGCCGAGGCGGGCTTCGAGGTCGTCATGACGAGCAAGGATCATCAGTCCGGTTCGGACCGCATTTACGAAGCGCTCAGGAAGGTGGATCCGGAAGGGCAGGCCAAGTTCATCGTCAACGTGCAGGGCGATCTGCCGACGATTGAACCGGAGACGGTTCGCGCCGCACTGCGCCCTCTGGAAGACCCGAGCGTCGATATCGCAACACTAACGATCGCAATCGATAACGAGGCGGACAAGACTGCACCGCATATCGTCAAGGTCGTCGGTTCACCGCTCTCCGAAAGCCGTCTGAAGGCTCTCTACTTCACGCGCGCGACGGCACCTTACGGCGATGGACCACTCTATCACCATATCGGCCTCTATGCTTATCGCCGGTCGGCCCTGGAGCGTTTCGTAACGCTTGGACCATCGGTCCTGGAAAAGCGCGAGTCGCTGGAGCAACTGCGTGCGCTGGAGGCCGGCATGCGCATCGATGTCGAGATCGTTGACACGGTTCCGCTCGGTGTCGATACTCCCGCCGACCTTGAGAAGGCGCGGCACATTCTCTCCGCTAGAACGAAGTGA
- a CDS encoding prephenate dehydratase, producing MNIKTDRIAFQGEFGANSDMACRDMFPTMEPLPCQTFEDAFVAVENGDADIGMIPIENTIAGRVADIHHLLPESRLHIIGEYFMPIRFQLMVLPGVTKDEIRTVHSHIHALGQCRKIVRSHGWKPVIAGDTAGAARLVQETGDRSMAALAPRLAADLYGLDIVAENVEDTEDNVTRFVVLSRDEEWAHRNSDEEKLVTTFVFNVRNIPAALYKALGGFATNTINMTKLESYQLGGKFVATQFYADIEGHPNDPNVRRALEELRFFSEKVRILGVYKGHPMRGQLQK from the coding sequence ATGAACATCAAGACCGACAGGATCGCCTTCCAGGGCGAGTTCGGCGCGAACTCCGACATGGCGTGCCGCGACATGTTTCCGACCATGGAACCGCTGCCATGCCAGACGTTCGAGGATGCCTTCGTGGCGGTCGAGAACGGCGATGCCGATATCGGGATGATCCCGATCGAGAACACGATCGCCGGTCGCGTCGCCGACATTCATCACCTGCTGCCGGAGTCCCGCCTTCACATCATCGGCGAATATTTCATGCCGATCCGCTTCCAGCTGATGGTGCTTCCTGGCGTGACAAAGGATGAGATCCGCACGGTTCACAGCCATATCCATGCACTTGGCCAGTGCCGCAAGATCGTGCGCTCGCACGGCTGGAAGCCGGTAATCGCCGGCGACACGGCAGGTGCTGCAAGGCTCGTCCAGGAGACCGGTGATCGCTCGATGGCCGCGCTGGCGCCGCGTCTTGCTGCGGATCTCTATGGTCTCGACATCGTGGCGGAGAACGTCGAGGACACCGAGGACAACGTCACCCGCTTCGTCGTCCTCTCGCGCGACGAGGAATGGGCGCATCGCAATTCCGATGAGGAGAAGCTCGTTACGACGTTTGTCTTCAACGTCCGAAACATTCCGGCCGCGCTCTACAAGGCGCTCGGCGGTTTTGCGACGAACACCATCAACATGACCAAACTGGAGAGCTATCAGCTCGGCGGCAAGTTTGTCGCAACGCAGTTCTATGCCGATATCGAGGGACATCCGAACGATCCGAACGTCCGGCGGGCACTGGAGGAACTTCGGTTTTTCTCCGAGAAGGTCCGTATTCTCGGCGTCTACAAGGGCCACCCGATGCGGGGGCAGTTGCAGAAATGA
- a CDS encoding VOC family protein: protein MNSPNLIILYVKDPAESAGFYRSLLGREPVAEAPNFVAFALDGGFTLGLWRLSKVAPQPSATGSRAEIAFMVPGENGVSTLYEDWRKRQLPIAQDLTDMDFGPTFVVLDPDGHRLRVCEPDK, encoded by the coding sequence ATGAACAGCCCGAACCTCATCATTCTCTACGTCAAGGACCCGGCCGAAAGCGCCGGTTTCTACCGATCGCTGCTTGGCCGCGAGCCGGTGGCCGAAGCTCCGAACTTCGTCGCTTTCGCGCTCGACGGCGGCTTCACGCTCGGCCTCTGGCGGCTGAGCAAGGTCGCGCCGCAGCCCTCTGCCACCGGTAGCCGCGCCGAGATCGCCTTCATGGTTCCCGGCGAGAACGGCGTGTCAACGCTTTACGAAGACTGGCGCAAACGCCAGCTACCCATCGCGCAAGATCTGACGGATATGGATTTCGGTCCAACCTTCGTCGTTCTCGACCCGGACGGCCATCGCTTGCGTGTCTGTGAGCCGGATAAGTAA
- a CDS encoding helix-turn-helix transcriptional regulator: MARSERLLTLLQTLRRYRRPVSGAVLATETGVSIRTLYRDIASLQAQGALIEGEPGLGYVLKPGFMLPPMMFSLDEIEALVLGSRWVARAADPRLAAAGADALAKIADVLPQEMRDEIETSPLLVHLRPPVADKADLSAIRKAIRSERILKLTYSDESGTVSVRNIWPFALSYFEHVRVVVAWCELRRDYRHFRTDRIVEMTPQDGRYPRRRAVLLKEWRDQQEIAP; this comes from the coding sequence ATGGCACGCTCCGAACGCCTTTTGACGCTGCTGCAAACCCTGCGGCGCTATCGCCGGCCGGTCAGCGGCGCGGTGCTGGCAACAGAGACGGGCGTCAGCATCCGCACGCTTTACCGCGATATCGCCAGCCTGCAGGCACAAGGGGCTTTGATCGAAGGAGAGCCTGGCCTCGGCTATGTACTGAAGCCGGGCTTCATGCTGCCGCCGATGATGTTCTCGCTAGACGAAATCGAGGCGCTCGTTCTCGGTTCGCGCTGGGTGGCGCGCGCCGCCGATCCGCGACTTGCCGCCGCCGGCGCCGACGCGCTGGCGAAGATCGCGGATGTGCTGCCGCAAGAGATGCGCGACGAAATCGAGACATCGCCGCTGCTCGTGCATCTGCGACCGCCCGTTGCCGACAAGGCCGATCTCAGCGCCATTCGCAAGGCGATCCGCAGCGAACGAATCCTCAAGCTCACCTATTCGGACGAAAGTGGAACCGTCTCCGTCCGCAATATCTGGCCTTTCGCACTGAGTTATTTCGAGCATGTGCGCGTTGTTGTTGCCTGGTGCGAATTGCGTCGGGATTACCGTCACTTCCGCACGGATCGGATCGTCGAAATGACCCCCCAGGACGGGCGCTATCCGCGCCGGCGCGCAGTGCTACTCAAGGAATGGCGGGACCAGCAAGAGATTGCACCCTGA